One part of the Leucobacter triazinivorans genome encodes these proteins:
- a CDS encoding S8 family serine peptidase, with protein sequence MKRRRIAIPVLVAPLLIASLGVVALPQSAAPAVAADACTPGVMAQIPGPPTAFAAMGIPEPGLRATGAGVTVAIIDSGVDGTRPQLIDAFAPGSRSLIDDGERADGLGDPQGHGTALAGIIAARADGGSGAVGIAPDARIISLRVFRGDDEESVRRGFGPDAGRIAAAIRTATDLGARVITVALSDDVDTPALREATAEATARGALVVASAGNRSTTENTSDSPRYPAAYPGALAVTAVDTAGIATDASIHGPHVDVAAPGQNVLTTSTGGGDCVYAADAPSSSFATAYAAGAAALLAEAYPDEGPEGWAYRLEATGDRPDPDARNDLTGWGAIRPAAALDLRPDATTRGPLSPFADTSDAARSTPSTRVTATPSDDGDSAPVTAVAVVAAGLVALCGLGAVLRSRRKRG encoded by the coding sequence GTGAAGCGGCGGCGGATCGCGATCCCGGTCCTCGTCGCACCGCTGCTGATCGCCTCACTGGGCGTCGTGGCGTTGCCGCAGTCGGCGGCGCCGGCCGTCGCCGCCGACGCGTGCACCCCGGGGGTGATGGCGCAGATCCCGGGCCCGCCGACCGCCTTCGCCGCGATGGGCATTCCCGAGCCCGGACTGCGCGCGACCGGAGCGGGCGTCACCGTCGCCATCATCGATTCGGGCGTCGACGGCACGCGACCGCAGCTCATCGACGCATTCGCGCCCGGCAGCAGGTCGTTGATCGACGACGGCGAACGCGCCGACGGGCTCGGCGACCCGCAAGGCCACGGCACCGCGCTCGCCGGGATCATCGCAGCCAGGGCCGACGGCGGCTCCGGTGCGGTGGGGATCGCGCCGGATGCGCGGATCATCTCTCTCCGCGTCTTCCGCGGCGACGACGAGGAGAGCGTGCGCCGCGGCTTCGGACCGGATGCCGGGCGCATCGCCGCCGCGATCCGCACCGCGACCGACCTGGGGGCGCGCGTCATCACGGTCGCGCTGAGCGACGACGTCGACACCCCGGCGCTGCGCGAGGCCACGGCCGAGGCGACTGCCCGGGGCGCGCTCGTCGTCGCGAGCGCCGGCAACCGCAGCACGACCGAGAACACCTCGGACAGCCCGCGCTACCCGGCCGCGTACCCCGGGGCGCTCGCGGTGACCGCAGTCGACACCGCCGGCATCGCGACGGATGCCTCGATCCACGGCCCCCACGTCGACGTCGCCGCGCCCGGGCAGAACGTGCTCACCACGTCGACGGGCGGCGGCGACTGCGTCTACGCGGCCGATGCCCCCTCCTCCAGCTTCGCCACCGCCTACGCCGCCGGTGCCGCCGCGCTGCTCGCCGAGGCCTACCCCGATGAGGGCCCCGAGGGCTGGGCCTACCGGCTCGAGGCCACCGGGGACCGGCCCGATCCCGATGCCCGCAACGACCTCACGGGGTGGGGCGCGATCCGCCCGGCAGCGGCCCTCGACCTGCGCCCCGACGCGACCACCCGCGGCCCGCTGAGCCCCTTCGCCGACACGAGCGACGCCGCGCGGTCGACACCGAGCACCCGGGTGACCGCGACGCCGTCGGACGACGGAGACTCCGCCCCCGTCACGGCGGTCGCGGTCGTCGCCGCGGGCCTCGTGGCGCTGTGCGGGCTCGGCGCCGTGCTGCGGTCGCGTCGGAAGCGCGGCTGA
- a CDS encoding WXG100 family type VII secretion target, protein MQSMSVQTAQVSALAAQIRNGSQGIRSEIERLESEVAKLRGAWSGEAQHSYDAAQREWTKSLGELQALLERISGSTEQIAQTYTASDARNAGRFAG, encoded by the coding sequence ATGCAGTCGATGTCGGTGCAGACGGCGCAGGTGAGTGCGCTTGCGGCGCAGATTCGGAACGGGTCGCAGGGGATTCGTTCGGAGATCGAGCGTCTGGAGTCCGAGGTGGCGAAGTTGCGGGGTGCGTGGAGTGGTGAGGCGCAGCACTCGTATGATGCTGCGCAGCGTGAGTGGACGAAGTCGTTGGGGGAGTTGCAGGCGTTGTTGGAGCGGATTTCGGGGAGTACGGAGCAGATCGCTCAGACGTATACCGCGAGTGATGCACGCAATGCCGGCCGTTTTGCCGGCTGA
- a CDS encoding transglutaminase domain-containing protein, protein MTAARRGTRGAPRADAGRSWATAALSAFAAVLGVLSAMPIYRTPWVWVVAGAGWLLAFAVVWLGRRFRWGPLTPAVLLIGCAIVIVPLAVPTALGAGPEALVRGLGDGLAAVALGWKQLLTLALPVGTYQTVLVPLLVVVTGSTALIAWLGLSSGRAAPFAALPALLPVAFGVVFGASQVSAPLVVGPVSIPAPREIALWAAACAAGAVWVAWTSGVERRAALRLGRAAQPEPRAGGLRPGAATRGLSALAIVVVALLVGGAVVPLVDDGRRVPRDRVDPELVVREQTSPLAGYRSAKRDDRFGQPMFAVEARGAIPERLRLAVLDAYDGVDFFVSPGAAGRFTRFPSGEAVPDETELRVRIAEGYDGIWLPLAPPLAAPPQFSGSRAGELADAFYVNRESWAAIAVPEGAGLRDGDAFAARMSAAGAPELAGPPASADPLIDPDALPQLMRWLDAQQLPPGAAGLLEAVERLRERGYLSHSLTDGAGEREWLDAVAEEYGTTFVPSPGGHSIARIEQLFTELNEQQAAAGDGADERALVAAIGDDEQFAAAAALLARAMGFDSRVVLGVRLGDGARGVPGVPACSDVCTGEHLAAWIEVRGDEGGWTPIDVSPQLEHRPTALDRGEQLPEFPTVPEEVDASESDPPRGTGGESADEAEEPERDGFAELWPILRAIGLSLLALLLLALPLLFLPVAKRIRRASRRRAATPEERALAAWQELVDGYADTGVEPVRSLGRREIAEQLEVPGGDWIAWTVDRAVYARESISEADAERVQELVDEALAARRADIGFWGRLGAAYSVRSLAPRPRRNRRRWRERNGR, encoded by the coding sequence GTGACGGCGGCGCGGCGCGGAACCCGCGGCGCGCCTCGCGCCGACGCGGGGAGGTCGTGGGCGACGGCGGCACTGAGCGCGTTCGCGGCGGTGCTCGGCGTGCTCTCGGCGATGCCGATCTACCGCACACCGTGGGTGTGGGTGGTCGCGGGGGCAGGATGGCTTCTGGCGTTCGCGGTGGTCTGGCTGGGCCGACGATTCCGCTGGGGGCCGCTCACCCCGGCCGTTCTGCTGATCGGGTGCGCGATCGTCATCGTTCCGCTCGCCGTGCCGACCGCACTCGGAGCCGGGCCGGAAGCGCTGGTGCGCGGGTTGGGCGACGGGCTCGCCGCGGTGGCGCTGGGGTGGAAGCAGCTGCTCACCCTCGCGCTGCCGGTGGGCACGTACCAGACGGTGCTCGTGCCGCTGCTCGTCGTCGTCACGGGGTCGACCGCGCTCATCGCTTGGCTGGGCCTGAGCAGCGGTCGGGCGGCACCGTTCGCGGCGCTGCCCGCGCTGCTCCCCGTCGCCTTCGGCGTGGTGTTCGGCGCGTCGCAGGTGAGCGCTCCGCTCGTGGTGGGGCCGGTCTCGATCCCGGCGCCGAGGGAGATCGCGCTGTGGGCCGCCGCGTGCGCAGCCGGTGCGGTGTGGGTGGCCTGGACCTCGGGCGTCGAGCGCCGGGCCGCACTGCGACTGGGCCGCGCCGCGCAGCCTGAGCCACGGGCCGGAGGGCTGCGCCCGGGCGCAGCGACGCGCGGCCTCAGCGCGCTCGCGATCGTCGTGGTCGCGCTGCTCGTCGGGGGTGCGGTCGTACCGCTCGTGGACGACGGCCGGCGAGTGCCCCGCGACCGGGTCGATCCCGAACTCGTGGTGCGCGAGCAGACGAGCCCGCTCGCAGGATACCGGTCGGCGAAGCGGGACGACCGCTTCGGGCAGCCCATGTTCGCCGTCGAGGCGCGGGGCGCGATTCCGGAGCGGTTGCGCCTCGCGGTGCTCGACGCCTACGACGGCGTCGACTTCTTCGTATCGCCGGGCGCCGCGGGCCGCTTCACGCGCTTTCCGAGCGGCGAGGCGGTCCCGGATGAGACCGAGCTGCGCGTGCGCATCGCCGAGGGATACGACGGGATCTGGCTGCCGCTCGCACCACCGCTCGCCGCGCCGCCGCAGTTCAGCGGTTCGCGCGCCGGCGAACTCGCGGACGCGTTCTACGTGAATCGGGAGAGCTGGGCCGCGATCGCCGTACCCGAGGGGGCCGGCCTGCGCGACGGAGACGCCTTCGCGGCGCGGATGAGCGCCGCCGGCGCGCCGGAACTCGCCGGCCCGCCCGCGAGCGCCGACCCACTCATCGACCCCGATGCGCTGCCGCAGCTCATGCGCTGGCTCGACGCGCAGCAGCTGCCTCCCGGCGCGGCCGGCCTGCTCGAGGCGGTCGAGCGACTGCGCGAGCGCGGATACCTCAGCCACTCGCTCACCGACGGCGCCGGCGAGCGCGAGTGGCTCGACGCGGTCGCGGAGGAGTACGGCACGACGTTCGTTCCGAGCCCGGGCGGGCACTCGATCGCGCGGATCGAGCAGCTCTTCACCGAGCTGAACGAGCAGCAGGCCGCCGCCGGCGACGGAGCCGACGAGCGCGCGCTGGTCGCCGCGATCGGAGACGACGAGCAGTTCGCCGCGGCGGCGGCGCTGCTCGCGCGAGCCATGGGCTTCGACTCCCGGGTGGTGCTCGGCGTGCGCCTCGGCGACGGCGCGCGCGGCGTGCCCGGCGTGCCCGCATGCAGTGACGTCTGCACGGGCGAACACCTCGCGGCCTGGATCGAGGTGCGCGGCGACGAGGGCGGTTGGACGCCCATCGACGTGAGCCCGCAGCTCGAGCATCGGCCGACCGCGCTCGACCGGGGCGAGCAGCTGCCTGAGTTCCCGACGGTGCCCGAGGAGGTCGATGCGAGCGAGTCGGATCCGCCGAGGGGCACGGGGGGAGAGTCCGCCGACGAGGCCGAGGAGCCGGAGCGGGACGGCTTCGCCGAGCTCTGGCCGATCCTGCGGGCCATCGGCCTCTCGCTGCTCGCGCTCCTGCTGCTCGCGCTGCCGCTGCTGTTCCTGCCTGTGGCGAAGCGCATCCGGCGGGCGAGCCGGCGGCGCGCGGCAACGCCGGAGGAACGCGCCCTGGCCGCGTGGCAGGAGCTCGTGGACGGGTACGCCGACACCGGGGTCGAGCCGGTGCGGTCGCTCGGGCGCCGCGAGATCGCCGAACAGCTCGAAGTGCCGGGCGGCGACTGGATCGCGTGGACGGTCGACCGCGCCGTGTACGCCAGGGAGAGCATCTCCGAGGCCGACGCCGAGCGCGTACAGGAGCTCGTCGACGAGGCGCTGGCGGCGCGGCGGGCGGACATCGGATTCTGGGGGAGACTGGGAGCGGCGTACTCGGTGCGATCGCTCGCCCCGAGACCGCGCAGGAACCGGCGACGGTGGAGAGAGAGGAACGGCCGATGA
- a CDS encoding FHA domain-containing protein — protein sequence MTHSPPPPPPLPRAVPRRGHAHAHAPGPAPGPAPAPERHGSSASIGVHERGASGRSRSGAAGARSARLTAALARSRAWARPAGTGARLAAYTIDVVACVLVAVAAGLLTRSAVIGVLVLLEAAVILLILEARTGATLGNLLLRLRTARDDAPFSPGVARGAVRGLVQGLGSAVALIGGWAVVATSAADPSRMGRSWADRAGRTLVVRVPTAAERESWDRDARAWAQGAPSPASPGPTGAVLGASIPAGPAAPLPPGVVAVDAPIAAAPRPREVGEFLLLSFDTGQRERLRIPTTAHLGRQPAPSAEGEQLVAVYDPDSSVSKTHLRLEYRGGSVWVTDLGSTNGSVLVDDTGESTSLERGARIRLDDGASVRMGERGFTVAVVTGEIERDGDVG from the coding sequence ATGACCCACTCGCCTCCGCCTCCGCCGCCGCTTCCGCGCGCGGTGCCCCGTCGCGGGCACGCGCACGCGCACGCGCCCGGGCCCGCGCCCGGGCCCGCACCCGCTCCGGAGAGGCACGGATCGTCCGCGTCGATCGGCGTGCACGAGCGGGGCGCATCGGGTCGCTCGCGCTCCGGCGCCGCCGGTGCGCGTTCGGCTCGGCTCACAGCGGCCCTCGCCCGGTCGCGCGCCTGGGCCCGCCCCGCGGGCACGGGCGCGCGCCTCGCCGCGTACACCATCGATGTCGTCGCGTGCGTCCTGGTCGCGGTGGCCGCGGGGCTGCTCACCCGCAGTGCGGTGATCGGCGTCCTCGTGCTGCTCGAGGCCGCCGTCATCCTGCTGATCCTTGAGGCGCGCACCGGCGCGACGCTCGGCAATCTGCTGCTGCGGCTGCGAACGGCGCGCGATGATGCTCCGTTCTCGCCCGGTGTCGCCCGCGGCGCGGTGCGCGGTCTGGTGCAGGGGCTCGGCAGCGCCGTCGCGCTCATCGGGGGATGGGCGGTGGTGGCCACGAGCGCCGCCGACCCGAGCCGCATGGGTCGCAGCTGGGCCGATCGTGCGGGGCGCACGCTCGTGGTGCGCGTGCCCACCGCGGCCGAGCGCGAGTCGTGGGATCGGGACGCGCGGGCCTGGGCGCAAGGGGCCCCGTCCCCCGCGTCGCCGGGACCCACCGGAGCGGTGCTCGGGGCTTCGATCCCGGCCGGCCCCGCCGCGCCGCTGCCGCCGGGGGTCGTCGCCGTCGACGCGCCGATCGCCGCCGCGCCACGGCCCCGCGAGGTCGGCGAGTTCCTCCTGCTGAGCTTCGACACCGGGCAGCGCGAGCGGCTGCGAATTCCCACGACGGCGCATCTCGGGCGCCAGCCCGCTCCCAGCGCTGAGGGGGAGCAGCTCGTGGCCGTCTACGATCCCGACAGCTCGGTCTCCAAGACCCACCTCCGGCTCGAGTACCGCGGAGGCAGCGTCTGGGTCACCGATCTCGGCTCCACCAACGGCTCCGTACTGGTCGACGACACGGGCGAGTCGACGTCGCTCGAGCGGGGCGCACGGATCCGCCTCGACGACGGCGCGAGCGTGCGGATGGGAGAGCGCGGCTTCACGGTCGCCGTCGTGACGGGGGAGATCGAGCGGGACGGCGACGTCGGGTAG
- a CDS encoding WXG100 family type VII secretion target, whose translation MAQTISAEEGALRRGQQAVADAKSGIDQQTKKVRGDIEQLRGYWTGSAAGAFTQLMQRWDAETVKLNNVLLDLENALRGTEQDQAATEQEQQQAISGLGAMMSGR comes from the coding sequence ATGGCTCAGACGATTTCGGCTGAAGAGGGGGCTCTGCGTCGGGGGCAGCAGGCGGTTGCCGATGCGAAGTCGGGGATTGATCAGCAGACGAAGAAGGTGCGTGGCGATATCGAGCAGTTGCGCGGGTATTGGACGGGTTCGGCTGCGGGGGCGTTCACGCAGTTGATGCAGCGTTGGGATGCGGAGACGGTGAAGCTGAACAACGTGCTGCTGGATCTGGAGAATGCGTTGCGCGGGACTGAGCAGGATCAGGCGGCGACGGAGCAGGAGCAGCAGCAGGCCATTTCGGGTCTGGGTGCGATGATGTCGGGCCGGTGA
- the eccB gene encoding type VII secretion protein EccB produces MATKKDLLEAQNFSRARLLSAFMGGAPGGKELEPAKPLRAVFAGIALTGMVLLAGIFIGLMQPALPGGWENNRLIVARDTGARYVSVDGTLHPVINTVSARMLIPAEEFEVVSVDQSALDGVPIGGTIGILGAPDTLPRADDLDGAAWRACAAGAATDVQLGGAARAAAPADGGIVVERDGETFVIADGRSHAVPEQHRTAVLRAVGLDAVAPVAVRGEWLALFARGADLAPIEAVGGGEISELELPAGSVIRPVGGGDAERYLLTPDGALAPLSGLAHRLYLLGGGSGALGEEIELSPAEIAELPTTDPAGASDWPRGPLAPLSGLEVPCAVLEGERGDQRTVLAATGGERPTSASAGAVRIAVAENGGALVRGGTAGTLTLVDGSGTAYAVPGGVREGTARLGYTGSDVAVVPAPWLQLLPAGPALTAEAAGATPEGV; encoded by the coding sequence GTGGCCACGAAGAAAGACCTGCTCGAAGCGCAGAACTTCAGCAGGGCCCGGCTGCTCTCGGCGTTCATGGGCGGAGCGCCGGGGGGCAAAGAGCTCGAGCCGGCCAAGCCGCTGCGAGCCGTGTTCGCCGGAATCGCGCTGACCGGCATGGTGCTGCTGGCCGGGATCTTCATCGGGCTCATGCAGCCCGCGCTGCCCGGCGGCTGGGAGAACAACCGGCTCATCGTGGCCCGCGACACCGGCGCGCGCTACGTGAGCGTCGACGGCACGCTCCACCCCGTCATCAACACCGTCAGCGCGCGCATGCTCATCCCCGCGGAGGAGTTCGAGGTGGTCAGCGTCGATCAGAGCGCGCTCGACGGCGTTCCGATCGGCGGCACGATCGGGATCCTCGGGGCCCCGGACACGCTGCCGAGGGCGGACGACCTCGACGGCGCGGCATGGCGTGCGTGCGCCGCCGGCGCCGCCACAGACGTGCAGCTCGGCGGCGCGGCGCGGGCCGCCGCCCCCGCCGACGGGGGCATCGTCGTCGAGCGGGACGGCGAGACCTTCGTCATCGCCGACGGGCGGAGCCACGCCGTTCCCGAGCAGCACCGGACCGCCGTTCTGCGCGCGGTCGGGCTCGACGCCGTCGCCCCCGTCGCAGTGCGCGGCGAGTGGCTCGCGCTGTTCGCGCGCGGTGCCGATCTCGCGCCGATCGAGGCGGTCGGCGGCGGTGAGATCTCCGAGCTGGAGCTGCCGGCGGGCTCGGTAATCCGACCGGTCGGCGGCGGCGACGCCGAGCGCTACCTACTCACGCCAGACGGCGCCCTCGCACCCCTGAGCGGGCTCGCGCACCGCCTGTACCTGCTGGGCGGCGGATCGGGCGCCCTCGGCGAGGAGATCGAGCTCAGCCCGGCCGAGATCGCCGAGCTGCCGACCACGGATCCCGCGGGCGCATCGGACTGGCCGAGGGGACCGCTCGCGCCGCTGAGCGGGCTCGAGGTCCCGTGCGCCGTGCTCGAGGGCGAGCGCGGCGATCAGCGCACGGTGCTCGCCGCGACCGGCGGCGAACGGCCGACCTCCGCATCGGCGGGGGCCGTGCGCATCGCTGTTGCGGAGAACGGGGGCGCACTCGTACGCGGCGGCACCGCCGGCACGCTGACGCTCGTCGACGGCAGCGGGACCGCCTACGCGGTTCCCGGCGGCGTGCGCGAGGGAACCGCTCGTCTCGGCTACACCGGGTCGGACGTCGCGGTGGTGCCCGCTCCCTGGCTGCAGCTGCTGCCCGCGGGGCCGGCGCTCACCGCAGAGGCCGCCGGGGCGACCCCGGAGGGCGTGTGA
- a CDS encoding EsaB/YukD family protein, with protein MSPEAADQSAVVRLSVVHAERRIDLAVPGRLPLLEVLPGVARGLGVLDATLLHGGYRLTRADGTELDPARGAIAQGIGHGEILTLTRGQLIAVPRRYDDVVEAVIDATSAHHAAWRPEDAARTATAVSLTLVALSAILLALQPADSFIPAVVAGTGLLVLLALTATLGRIRQREAGIAFGIAAAGFAGLTGALLVRDQPLWGFTLAAAGAGLAIGGAAAMLLAARPVELLALPIALGVAIALPASVVGITGVAPEGPFSVMVACAGLLAGALPWLTLSSTRIRVVSPSTEAEMFDPPPPIDPDAVAARVDSGHRLLVALRIACAIAVLTATPVVAASSWIGTALTITCGTVLMFQSRQSVRRASVLVLLAGGTAILGVSGLTAILAHREQAPVLLAALLIATGLVTGLTLLSARARMRLSTLGDTVEVVLLAALLPLGALAAGIA; from the coding sequence GTGAGCCCAGAAGCAGCCGACCAGAGTGCGGTCGTGCGGCTCTCGGTCGTGCATGCCGAGCGCCGCATCGACCTCGCCGTGCCCGGCCGTCTGCCGCTGCTCGAGGTGCTCCCCGGTGTCGCCCGCGGGCTGGGCGTGCTCGACGCCACACTGCTGCACGGCGGCTACCGTCTGACCCGCGCCGACGGCACGGAGCTCGATCCTGCGCGCGGCGCGATCGCCCAGGGCATCGGGCACGGGGAGATCCTGACGCTGACGCGCGGACAGCTGATCGCCGTCCCTCGACGCTACGACGACGTCGTCGAGGCCGTCATCGACGCCACGTCGGCCCATCACGCGGCCTGGCGGCCGGAGGACGCGGCGCGCACCGCCACCGCGGTCAGCCTCACGCTCGTCGCGCTCAGCGCGATTCTGCTCGCACTCCAGCCGGCCGACTCATTCATACCGGCCGTCGTCGCCGGCACCGGCCTGCTGGTGCTGCTCGCACTCACCGCGACGCTCGGCCGCATCCGGCAGCGGGAGGCCGGGATCGCGTTCGGGATCGCCGCTGCGGGATTCGCGGGCCTCACCGGCGCGCTGCTCGTGCGGGATCAGCCGCTCTGGGGCTTCACACTGGCCGCTGCGGGAGCCGGGCTGGCGATCGGCGGCGCCGCCGCCATGCTGCTCGCTGCGCGCCCGGTCGAGCTGCTCGCGCTGCCGATCGCGCTCGGCGTGGCGATCGCGCTGCCCGCGAGCGTCGTCGGGATCACCGGAGTGGCGCCCGAGGGTCCGTTCTCGGTCATGGTGGCCTGCGCCGGACTGCTGGCGGGCGCGCTCCCCTGGCTCACGCTCAGCAGCACGCGGATCCGCGTGGTCTCGCCCTCGACCGAGGCTGAGATGTTCGACCCGCCGCCGCCGATCGACCCCGATGCGGTGGCCGCTCGCGTCGACTCCGGGCACCGTCTCCTCGTCGCCCTGCGCATCGCGTGCGCGATCGCGGTGCTCACGGCGACCCCGGTGGTCGCGGCGTCGAGCTGGATCGGCACCGCCCTGACCATCACCTGCGGCACCGTGCTCATGTTCCAGTCGCGTCAGTCGGTGCGCCGCGCGTCGGTGCTGGTGCTGCTCGCGGGCGGCACCGCGATCCTCGGCGTCAGCGGCCTCACGGCGATCCTCGCGCACCGCGAGCAGGCGCCGGTGCTGCTCGCCGCGCTGCTCATCGCCACGGGCCTCGTCACCGGACTCACGCTGCTGAGCGCCCGGGCGCGCATGCGACTGAGCACCCTCGGCGACACCGTCGAGGTCGTGCTGCTCGCCGCGCTGCTGCCGCTCGGTGCACTCGCCGCAGGGATCGCATAG
- a CDS encoding PP2C family protein-serine/threonine phosphatase → MMRLQSEPELGSAMRTDPGQRRPVNEDWGIAEYPCFLVADGMGGHDAGDEASRAAIEAFIATVRQGEPSSVREVALAIDAARRAVEEIAAVSERGAGCTLTGAILVTHERRPHWLVINIGDSRVYLHRGAALQQLTTDHSLREEMIASGEQDETRLPGRNVITRALGSIDSTADSWLLPVEEGSRLLICSDGLTTELDDEQLRATLTMGGGAAAVVDELVARANESGGRDNVTVVVVDVLVGGESWHLGAPWGDDATDDATLTATLPRRVLQ, encoded by the coding sequence ATGATGCGGTTGCAGAGCGAACCCGAACTCGGCAGCGCGATGCGCACGGACCCGGGACAGCGGCGCCCCGTCAACGAGGACTGGGGGATCGCCGAGTACCCGTGCTTCCTCGTGGCCGATGGGATGGGCGGGCACGACGCCGGCGATGAGGCGAGCCGCGCGGCGATCGAGGCCTTCATCGCGACCGTGCGCCAGGGCGAGCCGTCCTCGGTGCGCGAGGTGGCCCTCGCAATCGACGCCGCGCGGCGCGCGGTCGAGGAGATTGCCGCGGTGAGCGAGCGGGGCGCCGGGTGCACGCTGACCGGTGCGATCCTCGTCACACATGAGCGGCGGCCGCACTGGCTGGTGATCAACATCGGCGATTCCCGGGTCTACCTGCATCGCGGGGCCGCGCTGCAGCAGCTGACCACGGATCACTCGCTGCGCGAGGAGATGATCGCGAGCGGCGAGCAGGACGAGACCCGTCTCCCAGGGCGCAACGTGATCACGCGGGCGCTCGGATCGATCGACAGCACGGCGGACAGCTGGCTGCTGCCGGTCGAGGAGGGCTCGCGACTCCTCATCTGCTCGGACGGGCTGACCACGGAACTCGACGATGAGCAGCTGCGCGCCACGCTCACCATGGGAGGCGGTGCGGCGGCGGTGGTCGATGAGCTCGTCGCGCGGGCGAACGAGTCGGGGGGCCGCGACAACGTGACGGTCGTGGTGGTCGACGTGCTCGTGGGCGGTGAGAGCTGGCACCTCGGCGCCCCGTGGGGAGACGACGCCACCGACGATGCGACCCTGACCGCCACGCTGCCGCGGCGGGTGCTGCAGTGA